A window from Theobroma cacao cultivar B97-61/B2 chromosome 3, Criollo_cocoa_genome_V2, whole genome shotgun sequence encodes these proteins:
- the LOC18604990 gene encoding aldehyde oxidase GLOX has translation MEDKKNLLSIIIPAVFALLHFVVSGAVGASSGGRKGTWQLLRQNTGVVAMHMALTNRNTVIIFDQTGAGPSRYRLRRRYSGKRCTRAREDLEDWSCYAHSVEYNIDGHNVRSLRLDTDTWCSSGTFLSNGTLLQTGGHGSGSQKVRYFSPCSNGQCNWRQSKRSLSDDRWYASNQLLPENDRVIVVGGRRVFSYEFVPKLHSSDRSFNLPFLRKTNNKNAGGNNLYPFLHLSSDGNLFIFANRDSILFNYRQHKVIKTFPRIPGGGSRNYPSSGSSVILPLNHEDRFRKVEVMVCGGAASGAYEVAERGTFLKALSSCGRMVISGNRHKWKMENMPGPRTMHDMLILPTGHILIINGAKRGCAGWNNAATPSLQPYLYKPKKTLGKRFSVLKSTKIARMYHSSALVLPDGRILVAGGNPNNRYIFRNVSYPTELRLQAFIPNYMDRQYHHLRPGNVSIKYRSSSDGIAYGEEFAVQFWLGRRPSKEVEYSVYAPPFTTHSISMNQRLLKLRSKNTVRDKGGWMVAVLEAPPSPNVAPPGYYLLTVVNEGIPSLSQWIRFIHA, from the coding sequence ATGGAAGACAAGAAAAACTTGCTCTCCATTATAATTCCTGCTGTCTTTGCTTTGCTGCATTTTGTTGTTAGCGGTGCAGTTGGCGCGTCCTCTGGCGGGAGAAAAGGGACATGGCAGCTACTACGACAGAATACCGGGGTTGTGGCCATGCACATGGCTTTAACAAATCGCAACActgttattatttttgatcaaaCTGGAGCAGGCCCCTCCCGTTACCGGCTTCGTAGACGCTATAGTGGGAAAAGGTGCACTCGTGCCCGTGAAGATTTAGAAGATTGGTCGTGCTATGCTCATTCCGTTGAGTACAACATAGATGGTCATAATGTTAGGTCGCTAAGGCTTGACACTGATACCTGGTGCTCCTCAGGTACGTTCCTAAGCAATGGTACACTTCTTCAGACTGGTGGACACGGTAGTGGTTCTCAAAAAGTACGATACTTCAGTCCTTGTAGCAATGGCCAGTGCAATTGGAGGCAATCAAAGAGGTCATTGTCAGATGACCGATGGTACGCATCCAATCAGTTACTGCCCGAAAATGATAGAGTCATTGTTGTCGGTGGAAGGAGGGTCTTTAGTTATGAATTTGTTCCTAAATTGCACTCCAGTGACAGGTCTTTTAATCTTCCCTTTCTGCGTAAGACGAACAACAAGAATGCTGGCGGAAACAACCTCTATCCTTTCCTCCACCTTTCTTCAGATGGCAACTTATTCATTTTTGCCAACCGTGACTCAATCCTTTTCAATTATAGACAACACAAGGTGATCAAGACCTTTCCCCGGATTCCCGGGGGAGGTTCAAGAAACTACCCAAGCTCAGGGTCATCAGTAATTCTCCCGTTGAACCATGAAGACAGGTTCCGCAAAGTGGAAGTCATGGTGTGTGGAGGTGCAGCCTCGGGAGCTTATGAAGTAGCAGAAAGAGGGACATTCCTCAAGGCACTGAGCTCCTGCGGTAGAATGGTCATCTCAGGGAACAGACACAAATGGAAGATGGAAAACATGCCGGGACCCCGTACCATGCATGACATGTTGATCCTCCCAACGGGCCATATACTGATCATCAATGGTGCTAAACGTGGTTGTGCCGGATGGAACAATGCAGCAACTCCTTCTCTCCAGCCTTACCTGTACAAGCCAAAGAAAACGCTAGGCAAAAGATTTTCAGTCCTGAAATCCACCAAGATTGCCAGAATGTATCACTCGTCAGCTCTTGTTTTACCTGATGGGAGAATCTTGGTTGCTGGTGGCAATCCTAATAACAGGTACATTTTTAGAAATGTGTCCTACCCAACTGAACTAAGGTTACAAGCATTTATCCCTAACTATATGGATCGGCAATACCATCACTTAAGGCCAGGTAATGTGTCTATAAAGTATAGAAGCAGCTCAGATGGCATTGCATATGGAGAAGAGTTCGCTGTTCAGTTCTGGCTGGGAAGAAGGCCTAGCAAGGAGGTGGAATATAGCGTCTACGCACCGCCATTCACGACACATTCCATTTCAATGAATCAAAGACTGCTGAAACTGAGGTCCAAGAATACGGTGAGGGATAAGGGTGGTTGGATGGTTGCCGTTTTGGAGGCTCCTCCATCTCCAAACGTGGCACCCCCTGGTTACTATTTGCTGACTGTTGTGAATGAAGGCATTCCCAGCTTATCTCAATGGATTAGATTCATCCATGCTTGA
- the LOC18604989 gene encoding E3 ubiquitin-protein ligase RGLG2, with translation MGGVTSKRSATAQSSSVGSNSHSWDHQRYAQPSYAPSSRDYSWDHQRYAQPSYAPSSRDYVPQQHYAPPLQSYGGRAPESNRRLERKYSKIDDNYNSLEQVTEALARAGLESSNLIVGIDFTKSNEWTGARSFHRRSLHHIGDEQNPYEQAISIIGKTLSSFDEDNLIPCFGFGDASTHDQEVFSFYPDETFCNGFEEVLRRYRELVPNLRLAGPTSFAPIIEMAITIVEQSGGQYHVLLIIADGQVTRSVDTERGQLSPQEMKTVEAIVRASDYPLSIILVGVGDGPWDMMREFDDNIPARAFDNFQFVNFTEIMSKNTDRSRKEAEFALAALMEIPSQYKATLELSILGTSRGKDIDRVPLPPPLYGAASFSNSKPSRSSSFRPTPPSSGRYDAPVRTTPSASSASDNHVCPICLCNPKDMAFGCGHQTCCECGQDLQLCPICRSTIDTRIRLY, from the exons ATGGGTGGTGTAACATCAAAACGATCAGCCACGGCTCAGTCCTCATCTGTAGGATCTAATTCACATTCATGGGATCATCAAAGATATGCACAGCCTTCATATGCTCCATCAAGCCGAGACTATTCATGGGATCATCAAAGATATGCACAGCCTTCATATGCTCCATCAAGCCGAGACTATGTTCCTCAGCAGCATTATGCCCCTCCACTTCAAAGTTATGGTGGTCGTGCCCCTGAATCAAACAGGAGGTTGGAGAGAAAATATTCGAAGATAGATGATAACTACAATAGCCTGGAGCAG GTCACTGAGGCGCTGGCCCGTGCTGGCTTGGAGTCTTCCAATCTTATTGTTGGTATTGATTTCACAAAGAGCAATGAGTGGACAG GTGCCAGATCATTCCACCGAAGAAGTCTACATCACATTGGAGATGAGCAGAACCCATATGAACAAGCAATATCCATTATTGGAAAGACATTGTCTTCCTTTGACGAGGATAATTTAATTCCTTGTTTTGGATTTGGAGATG CATCAACACATGATCAAGAAGTATTCAGCTTCTATCCAGATGAGACATTTTGCAATGGATTTGAAGAAGTGTTGAGACGATACAGAGAATTAGTGCCTAATCTAAGACTTGCAG GACCAACATCATTTGCTCCTATTATTGAGATGGCCATCACCATTGTTGAGCAAAGTGGTGGCCAATACCATGTGTTACTGATAATAGCTGATGGGCAG GTGACTAGAAGTGTTGATACAGAGCGTGGCCAATTAAGTCCACAAGAAATGAAAACAGTTGAAGCAATTGTGAGAGCAAG CGACTATCCCTTGTCAATTATATTAGTTGGAGTTGGAGATGGACCATGGGACATGatgagagaatttgatgataacaTTCCTGCTCGTGCCTTTGATAATTTCCAG TTTGTGAATTTTACAGAAATAATGTCGAAGAATACGGATAGGTCCAGAAAAGAGGCAGAGTTTGCTCTTGCAGCACTGATGGAAATTCCTTCTCAGTATAAAGCAACACTAGAGCTTAGCATATTGGG TACTAGCAGGGGCAAGGATATTGATAGGGTTCCTCTTCCCCCTCCTCTGTATGGTGCGGCTTCTTTTAGCAACTCAAAACCTTCACGGTCAAGCAGTTTTCGTCCAACTCCACCTTCTTCTGGTAGATATGATGCACCTGTCAGAACAACTCCTTCTGCAAGTTCTGCTTCAGATAATCAT GTTTGTCCTATTTGTCTTTGCAATCCAAAGGATATGGCCTTTGGTTGTGGACATCAG ACTTGCTGTGAGTGCGGGCAAGACCTTCAGTTGTGTCCCATTTGCCGAAGCACCATCGATACTAGAATAAGACTCtattaa
- the LOC18604986 gene encoding rhodanese-like domain-containing protein 11, chloroplastic: MASLTLPSLNASTISRLNEQKATSLNSSSSRISTFRRRPTSTNQRFQCGVIRMQAGEEDFELKQMRDMAAAKKRWDAMIREGKVKVLTPREAGYAIQLSNKPLLDVRPSSEREKAWVKGSIWVPIFDIDNKFEVGTLSRKVTNFVMGGWWSGTPTVSYDRQFLSKVEEKFPKDAELIVACQKGLRSLAACEVLCNAGYRNLFWVQGGLEAAEEEDLAREGTQPLKFAGIGGLSEFLGWTDQQRVQAAREGWGYRLLYSARLIGLFVAADAFFIGAQQVGRYLQDLRSH; the protein is encoded by the exons ATGGCTTCTCTGACCCTTCCTTCTCTCAATGCTTCAACCATCTCGCGCCTTAATGAGCAGAAAGCTACTTCTTTGAATTCTTCAAGTTCAAGGATATCTACTTTCAGACGTCGACCCACCTCTACTAATCAACGTTTT CAATGTGGGGTTATTCGAATGCAAGCTGGTGAAGAAGATTTTGAGTTGAAGCAAATGAGAGATATGGCTGCTGCAAAGAAGAGATGGGATGCTATG ATTAGGGAAGGAAAAGTAAAGGTTCTTACACCTAGGGAGGCAGGTTATGCAATTCAACTTTCTAACAAGCCTCTACTTGACGTTCGTCCATCAAGCGAGCGCGAGAAg GCATGGGTTAAAGGCTCCATCTGGGTACCAATCTTTGATATTGATAACAAATTTGAAGTTGGAACCCTTTCCAGAAAAGTCACCAATTTTGTGATGG GGGGTTGGTGGAGTGGCACGCCTACAGTATCTTATGACAG ACAGTTCCTGTCAAAAGTTGAGGAAAAATTCCCAAAAGATGCAGAGCTTATTGTTGCATGCCAGAAAGGATTGAG ATCTTTAGCTGCGTGTGAGGTATTGTGTAATGCTGGCTACAGAAATCTTTTCTGGGTTCAAGGGGGTCTAGAGGCTGCTGAAGAAGAG GATCTTGCCAGAGAAGGCACTCAGCCTTTGAAGTTTGCAGGAATTGGTGGGCTTTCAGAGTTTCTTGG TTGGACAGACCAACAGAGAGTTCAAGCTGCCAGAGAAGGTTGGGGTTACCGGTTACTATACTCTGCTCGCCTG ATTGGACTTTTTGTGGCTGCTGATGCCTTCTTTATTGGTGCACAGCAAGTAGGTCGATATCTTCAGGACTTAAGGTCTCACTGA
- the LOC18604991 gene encoding uncharacterized protein LOC18604991 — translation MASMPKFSYHRLKNEGWFDEVEEEQAILFKKTRKWSRGLRRFGIRKRPKLRIPGLRRFVRKRSRFLSKVKLSWGKALKRLKNGQAHMNDLFGGNFLVLQVNHTPFRSGEKPCRDHGLRGW, via the coding sequence ATGGCTTCAATGCCCAAGTTTTCTTATCACAGGCTGAAGAATGAAGGTTGGTTTGATGAAGTTGAAGAAGAACAAGCAATATTATTCAAGAAGACAAGGAAATGGTCAAGGGGGCTGAGGAGGTTCGGCATTAGGAAGCGGCCAAAGCTTCGAATTCCTGGCTTGAGAAGGTTCGTGAGAAAGAGAAGCAGGTTTCTCTCTAAAGTTAAACTTTCATGGGGAAAGGCTTTGAAGAGGCTGAAGAATGGGCAGGCTCATATGAACGATCTGTTCGGTGGGAATTTCCTGGTTCTGCAGGTCAACCATACGCCTTTTAGAAGTGGCGAGAAGCCTTGCAGGGATCATGGCCTTCGTGGCTGGTAG
- the LOC18604985 gene encoding cytochrome P450 71A1, translating into MASLQWLKESCISFLLFASIFLLILLQFLLKGKSSKRNRNLPPGPPKLPIIGNLHQLGSMPHLSLRRLAEKFGPIMYLQLGEVPTVVVSSARMAKEVMKTHDLALASRPQIFSAKHLFYDCTDVVFSPYGAYWRHIRKICILELLSAKRVQSFGFVREEEVSRLIHRIGEYSYPSTVNLSKVLGLYANDVLCRVAFGRDFSQGGDYDRHGFQKMLEDYQELLGGFSTGDFFPSMEFIHNLTGMKTRLQHTFRRFDQFFDEVINEHLNPKRQKEERSKDLVDVLLDVQKNVSNEIPLTMDNVKAIILDMFAAGTDTTFITLDWGMTELIMNPKVLERAQAEVRKVVGERRVVLESDLPQLDYMKAVIKEIFRLHPPAPVLVPRESTEDIRINGFDIPAKTRVFVNAWAIGRDPESWENPESFEPERFLGSPIDFKGQDFELIPFGAGRRSCPAITFGTATVELAVAQLLHSFDWELPPGTEAKDLDMTETFGITMHRIADLTVIAKPHFP; encoded by the exons ATGGCTTCCCTTCAATGGCTCAAAGAAAGCTGCATTTCCTTCTTGCTATTTGCGTCCATCTTCCTTCTCATTCTCCTGCAATTTCTCCTGAAGGGAAAATCGAGCAAACGAAATCGCAATCTTCCTCCCGGCCCTCCAAAGTTACCAATCATTGGTAACCTTCACCAGCTTGGTAGCATGCCACACCTGTCCCTCCGCCGCCTGGCTGAAAAGTTTGGACCCATCATGTACTTACAACTAGGTGAAGTCCCAACTGTGGTAGTTTCATCAGCTAGAATGGCAAAGGAAGTGATGAAAACCCATGACCTTGCACTTGCAAGCCGCCCCCAGATCTTTTCAGCTAAACATCTGTTCTATGATTGCACTGACGTTGTCTTCTCCCCTTATGGTGCTTACTGGAGGCATATTCGGAAAATCTGCATTCTTGAACTACTAAGTGCTAAACGGGTTCAATCATTTGGCTTTGTCAGGGAAGAAGAAGTTTCCCGTCTGATCCATAGAATTGGAGAGTACTCTTATCCCAGCACCGTAAATCTAAGCAAGGTGCTAGGCTTATATGCAAATGATGTTCTGTGCCGAGTTGCATTTGGAAGAGATTTCTCACAAGGAGGAGACTATGATCGGCATGGTTTCCAAAAGATGCTCGAAGATTATCAAGAGTTACTTGGAGGATTTAGTACCGGGGATTTCTTCCCTTCCATGGAGTTCATACACAACTTAACAGGTATGAAAACAAGACTCCAGCACACATTCCGACGCTTTGATCAGTTTTTCGATGAGGTTATAAATGAACATCTTAATCCTAAAAGACAAAAAGAGGAGCGCAGCAAGGACCTTGTGGACGTTTTGCTCGATGTACAGAAAAATGTCTCTAATGAAATTCCTCTCACCATGGACAATGTTAAAGCCATCATCTTG GACATGTTTGCTGCAGGAACAGACACGACCTTCATAACTCTTGATTGGGGAATGACAGAGCTTATTATGAACCCAAAAGTATTGGAAAGAGCGCAAGCAGAAGTCCGAAAAGTTGTAGGGGAGAGAAGAGTGGTCTTAGAGAGTGATCTGCCTCAGCTTGACTACATGAAAGCTGTCATCAAAGAGATCTTCCGTTTACATCCTCCTGCTCCAGTCTTAGTCCCCAGAGAATCCACCGAAGATATTAGAATTAATGGGTTTGATATTCCAGCCAAAACACGGGTTTTTGTCAATGCCTGGGCAATCGGCAGAGATCCAGAGTCATGGGAAAATCCTGAATCCTTTGAACCCGAAAGATTTTTAGGTAGTCCAATCGACTTCAAGGGGCAAGATTTTGAGTTGATACCATTTGGAGCCGGTAGAAGAAGCTGCCCAGCTATAACATTTGGCACAGCAACTGTAGAGCTTGCAGTGGCTCAGCTACTCCATAGCTTTGATTGGGAGCTTCCCCCAGGTACTGAAGCTAAAGATTTGGATATGACAGAAACTTTTGGCATTACAATGCACAGGATAGCCGACCTGACGGTTATTGCTAAACCACATTTTCCTTAG
- the LOC18604987 gene encoding LOW QUALITY PROTEIN: cytochrome P450 71A9 (The sequence of the model RefSeq protein was modified relative to this genomic sequence to represent the inferred CDS: substituted 1 base at 1 genomic stop codon): MAPLVLLINQEKKNVRARRLPPSPWKIPVIGNLHQLGYLPHKSIQRLSQKYGSLMFLQLGSAPTLIVSSADAARAIFKAHDVVFSGXPADLYVARKFSYNLNSISFAPYGAFWREIRKIAILELLSSKRVQSFRAVRDEEAAFMLTHIACSSGPVNLNKQSLALTNNVVCRVAFGKRFGGNDGTSRFDALMHDTQVRLGEFPLSDFFSWMRWLNKFNGLEERVERNFRELDKFYDEVIEEHLDPTRPKLDNHEDIVDVLIRIQKHPSQGITLSNQHIKGILTDMFFAGTDTTASTLVWTLTELIRNPSLMERAQAEVREVAKGRGKVEESDLRKLVYLELIIKEALRLHPPAPLLVPRETTEDCTVGDYTIPVKTRVLVDVRSIGADPKYWENPNKFRPDKFLNSSIDFNGQHFEFLPFGVGRRGCPGSSFAILLVQLALANLLHCFDWELPDGMSIEDVDMEEEFGLTMFKKTPLCLVARTVGE; the protein is encoded by the exons ATGGCACCTCTGGTGTTGCTGATCAATCAGGAAAAGAAGAACGTTCGAGCGAGAAGGCTTCCTCCTAGCCCGTGGAAGATACCTGTTATAGGTAACCTACACCAGCTCGGTTACTTACCCCATAAGTCGATTCAACGACTGTCGCAAAAATATGGATCGCTCATGTTTTTGCAACTAGGGTCCGCGCCAACTCTTATTGTCTCTTCGGCAGATGCGGCAAGGGCGATCTTCAAAGCCCATGATGTTGTCTTTTCAGGTTGACCAGCTGATTTATATGTTGCAAGGAAgtttagttataatttgaacAGTATATCGTTTGCTCCCTATGGAGCGTTTTGGAGGGAGATAAGGAAGATAGCGATATTGGAACTCCTTAGTTCAAAGAGGGTCCAATCATTCCGGGCCGTGAGGGATGAAGAGGCAGCATTTATGCTAACTCATATAGCTTGCTCGTCAGGCCCCGTAAATCTTAATAAACAATCACTTGCGTTAACAAATAACGTTGTATGTCGCGTGGCTTTCGGTAAAAGATTTGGAGGAAATGATGGCACAAGCAGATTCGACGCCCTCATGCATGACACACAAGTCCGTTTGGGGGAATTTCCTTTATCAGATTTCTTTTCATGGATGCGGTGGCTCAACAAGTTTAATGGCCTGGAAGAAAGAGTGGAGAGGAACTTCAGAGAACTAGACAAGTTTTATGACGAAGTGATAGAGGAACATCTTGATCCAACAAGGCCAAAATTAGATAACCATGAAGATATTGTCGATGTACTTATCCGAATACAAAAGCATCCAAGTCAAGGGATTACTCTTAGCAATCAACACATTAAGGGTATCCTCACG GACATGTTCTTTGCGGGGACTGATACCACTGCATCGACTCTTGTTTGGACCTTAACCGAGTTGATCAGAAATCCATCATTGATGGAAAGAGCACAAGCTGAGGTACGAGAAGTTGCTAAGGGAAGAGGGAAAGTCGAAGAGAGTGACCTTCGTAAACTGGTTTACCTAGAATTAATTATAAAGGAGGCACTTAGGCTCCACCCACCTGCCCCTCTATTGGTCCCCCGAGAAACCACCGAGGATTGTACGGTTGGAGATTACACAATTCCAGTCAAAACAAGGGTGCTTGTGGATGTAAGATCAATAGGAGCAGATCCAAAATATTGGGAGAATCCAAATAAGTTTCGACCTGATAAATTCTTAAATAGCTCAATTGATTTCAACGGGCAACATTTCGAGTTTTTACCCTTCGGGGTAGGTCGAAGGGGTTGTCCTGGATCAAGTTTCGCCATCTTGCTTGTTCAGCTTGCACTCGCGAATCTTCTACATTGCTTTGACTGGGAATTGCCTGATGGAATGAGCATAGAGGATGTGGACATGGAAGAAGAGTTCGGGCTTACAATGTTCAAGAAAACTCCTCTTTGTCTCGTAGCTAGGACTGTGGGTGAATAG